In the genome of Haloarcula limicola, one region contains:
- a CDS encoding ABC transporter permease yields MSLETDNKVDTGTPVESLWRVVESHWIKVWAAGVFLFLYAPIVVLIAFSFEEGTFSTLPWSGFTLEWYGQLLNNGRLVSSAFNSLYVGSVVTVVATVLGTLGAIALVRHDFTLSKAYRALVIAPMTVPGLILGVGLLIWFKYVGFSTSLKTVMLGQLVFVTPFVLITVSSRLQGFDPELEEAARDLGASKWQTYRRVTLPLLMPGIVSGALFAFTLSFDDFLIAFFTSGIQNTLPIFIWSKIQHGTSPVINAISTIVLFLSISLIVVSEMLLD; encoded by the coding sequence ATGAGCCTCGAAACCGACAACAAAGTCGATACGGGAACGCCGGTCGAATCGCTGTGGCGAGTCGTCGAGAGCCACTGGATTAAAGTGTGGGCGGCGGGAGTCTTCCTGTTCCTCTACGCCCCCATCGTCGTACTGATAGCGTTCTCCTTCGAAGAGGGGACGTTCTCGACGCTACCGTGGAGCGGCTTCACGCTGGAGTGGTACGGGCAGTTACTGAACAACGGCCGCCTCGTCAGTTCGGCGTTCAACAGCCTCTACGTCGGCAGCGTCGTCACCGTCGTCGCGACGGTGCTGGGGACGCTCGGTGCAATCGCACTCGTCCGACACGACTTCACACTCAGTAAGGCTTACCGCGCCCTCGTCATCGCGCCGATGACCGTACCGGGGCTCATTCTCGGCGTCGGCCTGCTCATCTGGTTCAAGTACGTCGGCTTCAGCACGTCGCTCAAGACGGTCATGCTGGGCCAGCTCGTCTTCGTGACGCCGTTCGTCCTCATCACCGTCAGTTCGCGGCTCCAGGGGTTCGACCCCGAACTCGAAGAGGCCGCCCGCGACCTCGGCGCGAGCAAGTGGCAGACCTATCGCCGGGTGACGCTCCCGCTACTGATGCCGGGCATCGTCAGCGGTGCGCTGTTCGCCTTTACCCTGTCGTTCGACGACTTCCTCATCGCCTTCTTCACCAGCGGGATCCAGAACACGCTGCCCATATTCATCTGGTCGAAGATACAACACGGGACGAGCCCGGTCATCAACGCCATCAGCACCATCGTCCTCTTCCTTAGCATCTCACTTATCGTCGTCAGCGAGATGCTGCTCGACTGA
- a CDS encoding ABC transporter permease, which translates to MTAGPIVLLELLLFVAPLGIMFMIATMEMQDLALIPNYSFDNFVRVFTDYVNRSAFVNTTVIAALTTVTAAVVAYPLAYYIARFGGEYKNQLAMLVMIPFWTNYIVRIYGWKIILGSQGVVNSGLIAVGVINEPIGWLINTKFSIWLGLTYLWLPFMILPLYSSLERIDSSLIEAAYDLGASRTAVFRRIILPLSIPGLVGGVMFVFIFSMGAYIVPAMLGGGELFVGTRIAYAFGIGGDWPMGAALGSVLMLIVSGMLWSMLGYINVEDLF; encoded by the coding sequence GTGACCGCGGGGCCGATCGTCCTGCTGGAACTGTTACTGTTTGTCGCACCGCTGGGCATCATGTTCATGATCGCGACGATGGAGATGCAGGACCTAGCGCTGATCCCGAACTACTCGTTCGACAACTTCGTGCGCGTGTTCACGGACTACGTCAACCGGTCGGCGTTCGTCAACACGACCGTAATCGCGGCGCTCACCACCGTCACCGCCGCCGTCGTCGCGTACCCGCTCGCGTACTACATCGCCCGCTTTGGCGGCGAGTACAAGAACCAGCTGGCGATGTTGGTCATGATTCCGTTCTGGACGAACTACATCGTCCGCATCTACGGCTGGAAGATAATCCTCGGGTCACAGGGCGTCGTCAACAGCGGGCTCATCGCCGTAGGGGTCATCAACGAACCGATCGGGTGGCTCATCAACACGAAATTCTCTATCTGGCTCGGTCTGACCTACCTGTGGCTGCCGTTCATGATTCTCCCGTTGTACTCTAGCTTAGAACGTATCGACTCGTCGCTCATCGAAGCCGCCTACGACCTCGGCGCGTCCCGGACCGCCGTCTTCCGACGCATCATCTTACCGCTCTCGATTCCGGGCCTCGTCGGCGGGGTTATGTTCGTCTTCATCTTCAGCATGGGTGCGTACATCGTGCCGGCGATGCTCGGCGGCGGCGAGCTGTTCGTCGGAACGCGGATTGCCTACGCGTTCGGCATCGGCGGCGACTGGCCGATGGGCGCGGCGCTGGGTAGCGTGCTGATGCTCATCGTTAGCGGTATGCTGTGGTCGATGCTCGGTTACATCAACGTGGAGGACCTGTTCTAA
- a CDS encoding ABC transporter substrate-binding protein: MSDQTRRQFITGAGAVGAVALAGCGGQRDMSGGGSSGDGSSGDGTQGETTGSSGGGSSTLNVLTWEGYGAESILSEFEEKNDATVNIKLISSDPEAFNILKSGGVDKFDLITLNNSWAQRHARAGTIESLNPDDYPEMDAFMDHFQWPLSAFALNDEMYALPTRWGWDTMTVNSDKVQKDHYSSYDVLWTGGPDQQYQNKIGIMDWPTWNIPKVAMTLGYPPFEQNEEQLADIKEKLIQMFSNMKAVYSGTSALRQALLQEDIVMAPVGNFAMSDLRAAGNEWVEVTVPEEGGMLWTEGMCIVKNPSNRELAVKYQREVIQKKGQYTISWEPSSKSPPVNTDSFDQFDSDQQEALMFDEKGFDAAPNIIESTTQYEFSPITSKWTDLWTEAKARAGI; this comes from the coding sequence GTGAGCGATCAGACGCGACGGCAGTTCATCACGGGCGCGGGGGCGGTCGGTGCGGTCGCTCTTGCCGGTTGTGGCGGCCAGCGTGACATGAGCGGTGGCGGCAGTAGCGGCGACGGAAGCAGCGGTGACGGCACGCAGGGTGAGACGACCGGCAGTTCCGGGGGCGGCAGCAGCACGCTCAACGTCCTGACGTGGGAAGGATATGGAGCGGAGTCGATCCTGAGTGAGTTCGAGGAGAAAAACGATGCGACGGTCAACATCAAACTGATCTCGAGCGACCCAGAGGCATTCAACATTCTGAAAAGCGGCGGGGTGGACAAATTCGACCTCATCACGCTCAACAACTCGTGGGCACAGCGACACGCGCGAGCGGGAACCATCGAGTCGCTCAATCCGGACGACTATCCGGAGATGGACGCGTTCATGGATCACTTCCAGTGGCCGCTCTCCGCGTTCGCTCTGAACGACGAGATGTACGCGCTGCCGACCCGCTGGGGGTGGGACACGATGACGGTCAATTCGGACAAGGTCCAAAAAGATCACTACTCGTCGTACGATGTTCTATGGACCGGCGGTCCGGACCAGCAGTACCAGAACAAGATCGGCATCATGGACTGGCCGACCTGGAACATCCCGAAGGTCGCGATGACGCTCGGCTACCCGCCGTTCGAGCAAAACGAAGAGCAACTCGCAGACATCAAAGAGAAGCTCATCCAGATGTTCTCGAACATGAAAGCCGTCTACAGCGGCACCAGCGCGCTCCGACAGGCGCTGTTGCAGGAGGACATCGTGATGGCACCGGTCGGGAACTTCGCCATGAGCGACCTCCGGGCGGCCGGCAACGAGTGGGTCGAGGTGACGGTTCCTGAAGAGGGTGGAATGCTATGGACGGAGGGCATGTGTATTGTCAAGAACCCCTCGAACCGGGAACTGGCGGTGAAGTACCAACGTGAAGTGATACAGAAGAAGGGACAATACACGATTTCGTGGGAACCGTCCTCGAAGAGTCCGCCGGTCAACACCGACTCCTTCGACCAGTTCGACTCGGACCAGCAAGAGGCGCTGATGTTCGACGAGAAGGGCTTCGACGCCGCGCCGAATATCATCGAGAGTACGACCCAATACGAGTTCTCACCGATAACGAGCAAGTGGACCGACCTCTGGACTGAAGCCAAAGCGCGAGCAGGGATTTAA
- a CDS encoding ABC transporter ATP-binding protein → MDDDPKDVEGKGAVQLENLRKEYGDTVAVDGIDLDIRPGEFLTLLGPSGCGKSTTLRMISGLETPTDGDVFISGDRVTPQAANKRNTSMVFQEWALFPHMTVGENVSFGLEMDGVSKAERETRIEQALEMVELPGYQDRPATELSGGQKQRVAMARALVREPDVLLLDEPLASLDRKLRQHMQVELKQIQEELGTTFIYVTHDQEEALTMSDRIAVIDSGEIAQVGTANDLYEHPNTKFVATFLGETNIFEGTLHSTAGGSVVETDDVEIAVAESSDRNGESVAVAVRPERIAVASREADLGVANEWTGTVTETIYKGSFNKYGVDVGGTELQIEQQVDGSEKFEEGEDVTVGFAADAVEIVPE, encoded by the coding sequence ATGGACGACGACCCCAAGGACGTAGAGGGGAAGGGTGCCGTACAGTTAGAGAACCTGCGGAAAGAGTACGGCGATACGGTCGCCGTCGACGGAATCGACCTCGATATCCGTCCCGGCGAGTTCCTGACGCTCTTGGGACCGTCCGGCTGTGGGAAGTCGACGACGTTGCGCATGATCAGCGGGCTCGAAACGCCGACCGACGGGGACGTATTCATCAGCGGCGACCGCGTCACGCCGCAGGCCGCGAACAAGCGAAACACCAGCATGGTGTTCCAAGAGTGGGCGCTATTTCCCCACATGACTGTCGGCGAGAACGTCTCGTTCGGACTGGAGATGGATGGCGTCTCGAAAGCCGAACGCGAGACGCGCATCGAACAGGCCTTGGAAATGGTCGAACTCCCGGGCTATCAAGACCGCCCGGCGACGGAGTTGTCCGGCGGGCAAAAACAGCGAGTGGCGATGGCACGAGCGCTCGTCCGCGAACCGGACGTGCTCCTCCTCGACGAACCGTTGGCGAGCCTCGATCGAAAGTTACGCCAACATATGCAGGTCGAGTTGAAACAGATTCAAGAGGAGCTCGGCACCACCTTCATCTACGTCACCCACGACCAAGAGGAGGCGCTGACGATGTCCGACCGAATCGCTGTCATCGACAGCGGCGAGATCGCGCAGGTCGGGACGGCGAACGACCTCTACGAGCACCCGAACACGAAGTTCGTCGCCACGTTCCTCGGTGAGACGAACATCTTCGAGGGGACGTTGCACTCGACTGCCGGCGGGTCCGTGGTCGAAACCGACGACGTCGAGATCGCCGTCGCCGAGTCGTCCGACCGGAACGGGGAGTCCGTCGCCGTCGCGGTGCGACCGGAGCGTATCGCAGTCGCCAGTCGAGAGGCCGACCTCGGCGTCGCAAACGAGTGGACCGGGACGGTCACGGAGACGATATACAAGGGGTCGTTCAACAAGTACGGCGTCGACGTCGGCGGGACGGAACTACAGATCGAACAGCAGGTCGACGGCAGCGAGAAGTTCGAAGAAGGCGAGGATGTCACCGTCGGCTTCGCCGCCGACGCCGTCGAAATCGTCCCCGAATAG